A genomic region of Zalophus californianus isolate mZalCal1 chromosome 1, mZalCal1.pri.v2, whole genome shotgun sequence contains the following coding sequences:
- the ZNF660 gene encoding zinc finger protein 660, with the protein MRKTRSFRHKTAKDNKTLTEVSEQESEKDGSQCLDPATNMRVQAEKKQYVCTECGKAFSQSANLTVHERIHTGEKPYKCKECGKAFSHSSNLVVHRRIHTGLKPYTCSECGKSFSGKSHLIRHQGIHSGEKTYECKECGKAFSRSSGLISHHRVHTGEKPYTCIECGKAFSRSSNLTQHQRMHKGKKVYKCKECGKTCVSNTKIMDHQRIHTGEKPYECDECGKAFILRKTLSEHQRLHRREKPYKCNECGKAFTSNRNLVDHQRVHTGEKPYKCNECGKTFRQTSQVILHLRTHTKEKPYKCSECGKAYRYSSQLLQHQRKHNEEKETS; encoded by the coding sequence ACAAGAAGCTTCAGGCATAAGACAGCTAAAGACAATAAAACACTTACAGAAGTGAGTGAGCAAGAATCTGAAAAAGATGGTAGTCAGTGCTTGGATCCTGCAACAAACATGAGAGTTCAGGCTGAAAAGAAACAGTATGTATGTActgagtgtgggaaagcctttagtCAGAGTGCAAATCTTACAGTACATGAAAGAatacacacaggagagaaaccctataagTGTAAGGAGTGTGGAAAAGCCTTCAGTCATAGCTCCAACCTTGTTGTTCATCGAAGAATCCACACTGGACTGAAGCCCTACacatgcagtgaatgtgggaaatctttcaGTGGTAAGTCACACCTCATTCGGCACCAGGGAATCCATAGTGGGGAGAAAACTTATGAATGTAaggagtgtgggaaagcctttagtCGGAGTTCAGGTCTTATTTCACATCAtagagttcacactggagaaaagccCTACACTTGTATcgagtgtgggaaagcctttagcCGTAGTTCAAACCTTACTCAACATCAAAGaatgcacaaaggaaaaaaagtttacaaatgtAAGGAGTGTGGGAAAACATGTGTTTCTAATACAAAGATTATGGaccatcagagaattcacacagggGAGAAGCCTTACGAGTGTGATGAGTGTGGAAAAGCTTTCATTTTAAGGAAGACCCTTAGTGAACATCAGAGACTTCACCGTagagagaaaccttacaaatgtaatgaatgtgggaaagcttttACTTCTAACCGAAACCTTGTTGATCATcagagagttcacactggagagaaaccctataaatgtaaCGAATGTGGAAAAACCTTCAGGCAGACTTCTCAAGTTATTCTACATTTGAGAACGCACACTAAggagaaaccctataaatgtagTGAGTGTGGGAAAGCCTATCGTTATAGCTCACAACTTCTTCAACACCAGAGAAAACATaatgaggagaaagaaacatCATAA